One genomic region from Reichenbachiella ulvae encodes:
- a CDS encoding ABC transporter ATP-binding protein encodes MNSLRTNNLSIGYDHKIIAKEVNLELNPGKLVCLIGQNGVGKSTLLRTLAALKEPIAGEVTFGMEPISQIDRRDLARSIGVITTDKIGMSNMSVRELVALGRFPYTNWIGKEEEEDRLKIQESIDRCKINYIENAKLGQLSDGQFQKAMVARALAQDTQFILMDEPTAHLDVVNRLDMFALFSDIITQTQKSILVSTHELDLSLQFADELWLMDFNQPIVCGSPQRLIDEGAISKIFHHEEYEIDLSVARSMIRKKK; translated from the coding sequence ATGAATAGTCTGCGTACCAATAATCTTTCTATCGGCTATGACCATAAGATAATCGCCAAAGAGGTCAATCTGGAATTAAACCCTGGCAAGCTGGTCTGTCTGATTGGTCAAAATGGAGTGGGCAAAAGCACCTTGCTAAGGACTCTGGCTGCTTTGAAAGAACCTATAGCAGGAGAAGTGACTTTTGGTATGGAACCCATCAGTCAAATAGACAGGAGGGATCTCGCTCGCAGTATTGGGGTGATCACCACCGACAAGATTGGGATGAGCAATATGAGTGTTCGTGAATTGGTGGCTCTCGGACGTTTTCCTTATACCAATTGGATTGGGAAAGAGGAGGAAGAGGATCGCCTGAAAATTCAGGAATCTATCGATCGCTGTAAGATCAACTACATCGAAAATGCTAAGCTCGGGCAGTTAAGTGACGGCCAATTCCAAAAAGCGATGGTGGCAAGAGCATTGGCTCAGGATACACAATTTATCCTGATGGACGAACCGACGGCTCATCTGGATGTAGTTAACCGACTGGATATGTTTGCCCTGTTTTCTGACATCATTACTCAAACACAAAAGTCAATTTTGGTTTCAACTCACGAATTGGATCTTTCCCTGCAATTTGCTGATGAACTCTGGTTGATGGATTTTAATCAACCCATAGTTTGCGGATCTCCGCAAAGGTTGATCGACGAAGGAGCCATTTCAAAGATTTTTCACCATGAAGAATATGAAATTGACCTTTCGGTAGCCCGAAGCATGATTCGCAAAAAAAAGTGA